Proteins co-encoded in one Apteryx mantelli isolate bAptMan1 chromosome 4, bAptMan1.hap1, whole genome shotgun sequence genomic window:
- the LOC136991904 gene encoding olfactory receptor 4S2-like: MENVSSVKEFILLGLSKNQGVQKICFVVFLFFYIVTVAGNLLIVVTVVSSQRLNSPMYFFLCHLSIADICFSSVTAPKMIADFLVEKKTISFGGCMAQLFGLHFFACAEIFILTAMAYDRYFAICRPLHYTTLMTRRVCGWMVMGSWVGGFVHSLVHTLITVSLPFCGPNKIDHYFCDVHPLLQLACTDTYVVGVIVVANSGMITLVSFVILVTSYIVILFSLKRRTSEGRYKALSTCGSHITVVILFFGPCTFIYIRPSSNLSEDKSVAVFYTVITPMLNPLIYTLRNEEMKRAMRKLWNRKVWTEK, from the coding sequence atggagaatgtaagcagtgtgaaggaattcattcttctgggcctttcaaagaaccaaggggtgcagaaaatatgttttgtggtgtttttgttcttctatattgttactgtggcaggaaatctgctcatcgttgtcactgtagttagcagtcagcgtctgaactcccccatgtatttctttctctgccacctgtccattgcagatatttgcttctcttctgtcacagctcccaaaatgattgctgacttccttgttgagaagaaaaccatttcctttgggggttgcatggcacagctatttgggttacatttctttgcctgcgctgagatcttcatcctcacagcgatggcctatgatcgctactttgccatatgcagacccctgcactacaccaccctcatgaccaggcgtgtgtgtggctggatggtgatgggttcatgggtggggggctttgtgcactccctggtgcacaccctcataaccgttagcctccctttttgcggccccaacaaaattgaccactacttctgtgatgtccatcccctactacaactggcctgtaccgacacctatgttgtgggcgtcattgtcgttgccaacagtggaatgattactttggtctctttcgtcatcctggtcacgtcctacattgtcattttgttttccttgaaaaggcgaacgtctgaagggcggtacaaagccctctccacctgtgggtcgcacattactgtggtgattctcttctttgggccatgcacattcatctacatacgtccatccagcaatctctcagaggacaagagcgtggctgtgttttacactgtcatcacgcccatgctgaacccactcatctacacactgagaaatgaggagatgaaaagggccatgagaaaactgtggaatagaaaagtctggactgaaaag